One window of bacterium genomic DNA carries:
- a CDS encoding ThuA domain-containing protein, with protein MSITSKTTRRTMLKAGLASAASAAVAVPGAHAALPKDIKPKAAGETRVIFLGGDVLHNFMAQEPAIRGICEKAGWKVFSVHDARYVTPELVGTADLLVIQRWMGSLPGWVPGPIYEKAPEEDGYMSDALTDAISDNVRNRGMGFMSLHCTVWSFRKPKFMELLGVNPIIHGPLQTVKLHNFNQSHPITQGMKDFEIPIDENFGAEVVRKDVVPLYETTGMIDKRHDIGGWCLEQGKGRVVGFLAGHTYFAYEDPNYLPLLWRGAHWALKRDIPPYK; from the coding sequence GTGTCAATAACGTCAAAAACAACCCGCCGCACCATGCTGAAGGCGGGTCTTGCATCGGCGGCATCGGCCGCTGTCGCCGTTCCCGGGGCTCATGCGGCTCTGCCGAAGGATATAAAGCCCAAAGCTGCGGGCGAAACCCGGGTGATATTCCTGGGCGGCGATGTGCTCCACAATTTCATGGCGCAGGAGCCCGCGATCCGGGGAATCTGCGAAAAAGCGGGCTGGAAGGTATTTTCGGTGCATGACGCCCGGTATGTAACGCCGGAACTGGTCGGCACCGCGGACCTGCTTGTCATCCAGCGCTGGATGGGTTCCCTCCCCGGATGGGTTCCGGGTCCAATCTACGAAAAAGCCCCTGAGGAGGACGGCTACATGAGCGATGCGCTCACCGATGCCATCTCAGACAATGTCCGTAACCGCGGCATGGGATTCATGAGCCTCCACTGCACGGTCTGGTCGTTCCGGAAACCGAAGTTCATGGAGCTGCTCGGAGTCAATCCTATCATTCACGGCCCCCTGCAGACTGTTAAACTTCACAATTTCAACCAGAGCCATCCAATCACGCAGGGAATGAAGGATTTTGAAATACCCATCGATGAAAACTTCGGTGCCGAGGTGGTGCGGAAAGATGTCGTGCCGCTCTACGAGACGACCGGGATGATCGACAAACGTCACGATATCGGCGGATGGTGCCTCGAACAGGGGAAAGGACGCGTTGTCGGATTCCTCGCCGGTCACACCTATTTCGCTTACGAGGACCCGAATTATCTTCCCCTCCTGTGGCGCGGCGCTCACTGGGCGCTGAAACGCGACATTCCGCCTTATAAGTAA
- a CDS encoding alpha-L-fucosidase produces MKRLLAVIMLAFLAAGLLAPSQQCIAQASGQNIFGETEQQREARMAWWTDARFGMFIHWGLYALPARHEWVKNVERIPDEEYQKYFELFNPDLYDPVEWARAAKKAGMKYVVITSKHHEGFCLFDSKYTDYKATNTPYGKDLLKPFVKAFRDEGLKVGFYYSLIDWHHPEFPVDRIHPMRDNKEFREKEKNRDITKYQEYLQNQVREILTMYGKIDCLFLDFSYPGEDGKGRDDWQSVKLLKMIREIQPDIIVNDRLDLLDVPGGWDYRTPEQFKPREWIKMDGKRVPWETCQTFSGSWGYYRDEATWKSVNQLLELLIDTVSKGGNLLLNVGPTARGTFDNRAYDRLDGIGEWMRVNGRSIYGCTQAPDEFQKPDNCLLTYNPKTNRLYVHILDWPMGKLHLDGYAGKVKYAQLLHDASEVKFQGIHEWQASVEKTGSQTLTLDLPIVKPDVAIPVVELFLK; encoded by the coding sequence ATGAAACGTTTACTGGCAGTTATTATGCTCGCATTTTTAGCGGCCGGATTACTTGCGCCGTCGCAGCAGTGTATCGCGCAGGCATCGGGACAGAACATATTCGGGGAAACCGAACAGCAGCGAGAAGCCCGTATGGCATGGTGGACGGATGCCCGGTTCGGCATGTTCATTCACTGGGGGCTTTATGCGCTCCCCGCCCGTCACGAATGGGTCAAAAACGTTGAACGTATTCCGGACGAAGAGTATCAGAAGTACTTCGAGCTTTTCAATCCCGACCTGTATGATCCTGTTGAATGGGCGCGCGCCGCAAAAAAAGCGGGCATGAAATATGTGGTCATCACCTCGAAACATCATGAGGGTTTCTGCCTGTTCGATTCAAAGTACACCGATTACAAAGCGACCAACACACCCTACGGCAAAGATCTGCTGAAACCCTTTGTCAAAGCGTTCCGTGACGAGGGCCTTAAGGTCGGTTTCTACTATTCCCTTATCGACTGGCACCATCCCGAATTTCCTGTCGACCGTATTCACCCCATGCGTGACAACAAGGAGTTCAGGGAAAAGGAAAAAAACCGTGACATCACCAAGTATCAGGAATACCTGCAAAATCAGGTGCGCGAAATCCTGACCATGTACGGCAAGATCGACTGCCTTTTCCTCGATTTCTCGTATCCGGGCGAGGACGGAAAGGGCAGGGATGACTGGCAGTCGGTGAAACTGCTCAAGATGATCCGCGAGATTCAGCCCGACATCATCGTGAATGACCGTCTCGACCTGCTCGATGTGCCGGGCGGCTGGGATTACAGGACGCCCGAACAGTTCAAACCCCGCGAATGGATCAAGATGGACGGCAAACGTGTGCCCTGGGAAACCTGCCAGACCTTTTCCGGCTCATGGGGCTACTACCGTGACGAAGCAACCTGGAAAAGTGTAAACCAGCTGCTCGAACTCCTGATCGATACGGTCAGCAAAGGGGGCAATCTGCTGCTCAATGTCGGCCCGACTGCGCGCGGTACGTTCGACAACCGGGCATACGACCGTCTGGACGGCATCGGCGAATGGATGAGGGTGAACGGCCGCTCGATCTACGGCTGCACCCAGGCGCCGGATGAGTTCCAAAAGCCGGATAACTGCCTGCTGACCTATAATCCGAAAACGAACCGCCTGTATGTCCATATCCTCGACTGGCCCATGGGCAAACTGCATCTCGACGGGTACGCCGGGAAAGTCAAGTACGCCCAGCTTCTGCATGATGCATCCGAGGTCAAATTCCAGGGCATACATGAGTGGCAGGCATCGGTGGAAAAAACAGGGAGTCAGACGCTGACGCTCGATCTGCCGATTGTCAAGCCCGATGTGGCGATTCCGGTTGTCGAGTTGTTTTTGAAGTAG